The following proteins are encoded in a genomic region of Thermocrinis sp.:
- the cysS gene encoding cysteine--tRNA ligase produces MGLKIYNTLSGKLEEFVPINPPEVKIYTCGVTVYDDSHVGHGRSLIVFDVFRRYLMHLGYRVKFVRNFTDVDDKIINRAKSECTDFMTISNRYIASYYVDMEAIGVKPADVEPRVTEHIKEIIDVISKLIEKGYAYESGGDVYFSVSAFPEYGKLSKRNPEELEAGARIEPSEKKRNPLDFALWKSAKAGEPAWDSPWGPGRPGWHTECVAMIFKHLGETIDIHAGGLDLVFPHHENEIAQAEACTGKPFARYWMHNGLVTVGGQKMSKSLGNYITLKEVYSKYHPDVLRLLVLFTHYRSPLDFSWEKMEETKKAYERLRDAVLDLELLKSLPTVEAPGAPHPLFEKVKEAEEKFFEELSEDFNTPASLAQIFNLVSELNKIKKSAFERKIITTQELSAYQYAVDSILKHVKGIFGILEGINPECQKVQKVETEQEKPFVDERLISLLVDVRERARKTKQYELADYIREELKKLNVVLEDTPAGTKWKVQQ; encoded by the coding sequence ATGGGCTTGAAAATATACAACACCTTAAGCGGTAAGTTGGAGGAATTCGTGCCTATAAATCCACCTGAGGTTAAGATATACACCTGCGGTGTGACGGTTTATGATGATTCTCACGTGGGACACGGTAGGAGTTTGATAGTCTTTGATGTGTTCAGAAGATATTTGATGCACCTTGGTTATAGGGTGAAGTTTGTCAGGAACTTCACCGATGTGGATGATAAAATCATAAACAGAGCAAAAAGTGAATGCACAGACTTTATGACCATATCCAACAGATACATAGCAAGCTACTACGTAGATATGGAAGCCATCGGTGTGAAACCGGCGGATGTAGAACCAAGGGTAACGGAGCACATAAAGGAGATAATAGATGTGATATCTAAGCTGATTGAAAAGGGCTATGCTTACGAATCTGGCGGAGATGTTTATTTTTCCGTATCTGCCTTTCCCGAATACGGTAAGCTCTCAAAGAGAAATCCAGAGGAGCTTGAGGCAGGCGCTAGGATAGAACCTTCCGAAAAAAAGAGAAATCCTTTGGACTTTGCCCTTTGGAAGTCCGCAAAGGCTGGAGAGCCTGCGTGGGATTCTCCTTGGGGACCCGGAAGACCAGGTTGGCACACCGAATGCGTAGCTATGATATTCAAACACTTGGGCGAGACCATAGACATACACGCGGGAGGTTTGGACCTTGTTTTTCCTCATCACGAAAACGAGATAGCTCAGGCGGAAGCTTGCACGGGAAAGCCCTTTGCAAGATACTGGATGCACAACGGACTGGTGACCGTAGGCGGTCAAAAAATGTCCAAGTCCCTTGGAAATTACATAACCCTCAAGGAAGTTTATTCTAAATACCATCCGGATGTTTTAAGACTTTTAGTTCTCTTTACCCACTACAGAAGTCCTTTGGACTTTTCCTGGGAAAAGATGGAGGAAACTAAGAAAGCTTACGAGAGACTAAGGGATGCAGTTCTTGATCTGGAGTTGTTAAAAAGCCTTCCTACTGTGGAAGCTCCCGGAGCACCTCATCCACTCTTTGAAAAGGTAAAGGAAGCTGAGGAGAAGTTTTTTGAAGAATTAAGCGAAGACTTCAACACACCCGCAAGCTTAGCCCAAATTTTTAACTTAGTTTCGGAACTGAATAAAATAAAGAAAAGTGCCTTTGAAAGAAAGATCATAACTACACAAGAACTGTCTGCCTATCAGTATGCGGTAGACTCCATTCTAAAACACGTAAAGGGTATATTTGGAATACTTGAAGGTATAAATCCAGAATGTCAAAAGGTTCAGAAAGTAGAAACAGAGCAAGAAAAACCTTTTGTGGATGAAAGACTTATAAGCCTTTTAGTGGATGTTAGAGAGAGGGCAAGAAAGACAAAACAGTATGAGTTGGCTGACTACATAAGAGAAGAACTCAAAAAATTGAACGTGGTTTTGGAAGACACTCCAGCAGGGACAAAATGGAAGGTTCAACAATAA
- a CDS encoding spherulation-specific family 4 protein — protein MALIVLFLSACGGSGNSETTSRDIKAYLIPLYSYPVGSYQSEWERLYQLRTSKRVFVIVNVSNGPGEEKDLNFENAINHLKSKGYKVVGYIATSYGEKDINQVKSEIDSWLEFYGNKIDGFFLDEVSNRLDKYQYYENISRYVRSKDKLIILNPGTNTPLEFFNLADKIVVFENSTSAFFSFIYDDYRRTNPERVCTIVYDVASREEAERIKAKSLENNSQCVYLLQGDSYFVLSQYID, from the coding sequence GTGGCTTTAATTGTTCTATTTCTTAGTGCTTGTGGTGGTTCAGGAAACTCCGAGACTACATCCAGGGATATAAAAGCATACCTAATTCCTTTATACTCTTACCCAGTAGGTAGTTATCAGTCTGAGTGGGAAAGGCTTTACCAATTGAGGACCAGCAAAAGGGTGTTTGTAATAGTCAATGTTTCAAATGGTCCGGGCGAAGAGAAGGATCTGAACTTTGAGAATGCTATTAATCATTTAAAGTCCAAAGGTTATAAAGTTGTAGGATACATCGCAACATCTTATGGTGAAAAGGATATAAACCAAGTAAAATCAGAGATTGATAGTTGGCTGGAATTTTATGGAAACAAAATAGACGGCTTTTTTCTTGATGAAGTTTCTAATAGGCTTGATAAATACCAATACTACGAAAATATCTCCAGATATGTAAGAAGTAAAGACAAATTGATTATACTTAACCCGGGCACAAATACACCCTTAGAGTTTTTCAACCTTGCAGATAAGATAGTCGTGTTTGAAAACTCCACGTCTGCATTTTTCAGCTTTATATACGATGATTACAGAAGGACAAATCCGGAGAGAGTTTGCACGATAGTTTATGACGTAGCTTCAAGGGAAGAAGCTGAGAGAATAAAAGCAAAAAGCCTTGAAAATAACAGCCAGTGTGTGTATCTTTTGCAAGGGGATAGCTACTTCGTGCTAAGCCAATATATTGATTAG
- the smpB gene encoding SsrA-binding protein SmpB, which yields MKRAGEFTVAYNKEAKAEYEVIETYEAGIVLEGSEVKALRNKQTVSFKDSFVRIENGEAWLYNLYIAPYRYATIKPPDPLRKRKLLLHKREILKLFGKVQQKGFTIIPLRVYFKNGKVKVEIALAKGKKTYDRREELREREIKRQMERELKRWR from the coding sequence TTGAAAAGGGCAGGAGAATTCACCGTAGCTTACAACAAAGAGGCAAAGGCGGAGTACGAGGTTATAGAAACCTACGAAGCAGGCATTGTGCTTGAGGGTTCAGAGGTAAAGGCTCTCAGAAACAAGCAGACGGTGTCCTTCAAAGACAGCTTTGTAAGAATAGAAAACGGAGAAGCTTGGCTTTACAACCTTTACATAGCTCCATACAGGTATGCTACCATAAAACCACCTGATCCTTTAAGGAAAAGAAAACTTTTACTGCACAAAAGAGAGATCCTTAAACTTTTTGGCAAGGTCCAGCAAAAAGGTTTTACCATAATACCCCTAAGGGTTTATTTCAAAAACGGGAAGGTAAAAGTGGAGATTGCATTGGCAAAGGGCAAAAAGACATACGACCGCAGGGAGGAGCTGAGGGAAAGGGAGATAAAAAGACAGATGGAGAGAGAGCTAAAGCGCTGGCGGTAA
- a CDS encoding zinc metalloprotease HtpX yields MGYMIRSVLLLGLLTGIFLFVGNLIAGKVGMTIALILAGIMNFLAYWFSDKIVLAMYGAREISYEEAPWLHAMVEELARRANIPKPKIYLVPMEQPNAFATGRGPSKGIVAVTSGILRLLDRDELRGVLAHEIGHIKNRDVLVATMAATIAGAISYLVNMLQFALLFGHSRDEEGNQNPLSILGSILLIIITPIIAALIQMAISRSREYLADETGAKISGDPLALARALEKIHYYVYNIPAEVNQGTAHLFIENPLKGEGIWELFSTHPSTEKRIERLKELARKMGKLY; encoded by the coding sequence ATGGGATACATGATTAGAAGCGTGCTGTTGCTCGGTTTGCTAACCGGCATATTTCTGTTTGTTGGAAACTTGATAGCCGGCAAAGTTGGTATGACCATCGCCTTAATACTGGCTGGCATTATGAACTTTTTGGCTTATTGGTTTTCCGATAAGATCGTTTTGGCCATGTATGGTGCAAGGGAGATAAGCTACGAAGAAGCACCTTGGTTGCACGCCATGGTGGAGGAGCTTGCAAGAAGGGCAAACATACCAAAGCCTAAGATTTATCTGGTTCCCATGGAACAGCCAAACGCCTTTGCTACCGGAAGGGGTCCAAGCAAAGGTATAGTGGCTGTAACTTCTGGCATACTCAGATTGCTAGACAGAGACGAACTCAGAGGTGTCTTGGCTCACGAAATCGGACACATCAAAAACAGAGACGTGCTTGTGGCTACAATGGCTGCCACGATTGCTGGAGCCATCTCCTACTTGGTGAACATGCTTCAGTTTGCTTTGCTTTTTGGACACTCGAGGGACGAAGAGGGCAATCAAAATCCTCTATCAATACTGGGTAGCATTCTTCTTATAATCATAACCCCCATAATAGCTGCTCTAATTCAGATGGCAATCTCAAGGTCAAGGGAATATCTGGCAGACGAAACGGGCGCAAAGATAAGTGGAGACCCTCTGGCTTTGGCAAGGGCTTTGGAAAAAATACACTACTACGTTTATAACATCCCTGCAGAGGTCAATCAGGGAACAGCTCACCTCTTCATAGAAAATCCACTAAAAGGTGAAGGCATATGGGAGCTCTTTTCTACCCACCCGTCCACAGAAAAGAGGATAGAAAGACTGAAAGAGCTGGCAAGAAAAATGGGTAAATTGTACTGA
- a CDS encoding ADP-ribosylglycohydrolase family protein — MDLESKFIGTIVGAALGDAIGKSVEDLTEEEVLSFYGGPIKGFVDPHPQSPAYGFKPEEVSDETTISLLLLESIVERKGIDPYHFFSKLVKWRKEEQRHRYPDPALLTAIDLLSSGISLEKACFYSSSVEGVLRSTVVGLFHFYNPYLSAEGGRLVCIMTHRSKEVYDVSAMLPALIASLVSGEWHLEELKQRINLLSFLQEFAKYENSKKDIERVKDLLQEHASLNDAIVALGNSTYVLEAFPLSLFIFLSNLDDPQKAFFESVNSYGKFGGDTDSIGYLVGSYIGAYFGVEAFDWELVEKLENSDYYISLTKRFFEITQESKDRRTPYVL, encoded by the coding sequence ATGGACCTTGAGAGTAAGTTTATCGGCACCATTGTGGGTGCCGCTTTGGGAGATGCAATAGGAAAATCGGTAGAAGACTTAACTGAGGAAGAAGTATTAAGCTTTTACGGAGGACCAATAAAAGGGTTCGTAGATCCCCATCCCCAAAGTCCAGCTTACGGCTTTAAGCCCGAAGAAGTTTCGGATGAGACAACCATCAGCCTTTTGCTTCTTGAAAGCATAGTAGAAAGAAAGGGCATAGACCCCTATCATTTTTTTAGCAAGTTGGTAAAGTGGAGAAAGGAAGAACAAAGGCATCGCTATCCAGATCCAGCCCTTCTAACAGCCATAGACCTTCTTTCCTCTGGAATAAGCTTAGAAAAGGCCTGTTTTTACTCCTCTTCTGTAGAAGGTGTGCTAAGAAGCACAGTGGTAGGACTTTTCCACTTTTACAACCCCTACCTTTCCGCAGAGGGTGGAAGGCTGGTATGTATCATGACCCACAGAAGCAAAGAAGTTTACGACGTATCGGCTATGCTTCCAGCTCTTATTGCAAGTTTGGTAAGCGGAGAGTGGCATCTGGAGGAGCTAAAGCAAAGAATAAACCTTCTTTCCTTTCTGCAAGAGTTTGCCAAGTATGAAAATAGCAAAAAAGACATAGAGCGTGTGAAAGACCTTTTGCAAGAGCATGCTTCTTTGAACGATGCTATAGTAGCCCTTGGCAACTCTACCTACGTTTTGGAAGCCTTTCCCCTTTCTTTGTTTATCTTTTTAAGCAATTTAGACGATCCCCAAAAGGCATTTTTTGAGAGTGTGAATTCTTACGGAAAATTTGGAGGAGACACGGATTCCATAGGCTACTTGGTAGGTTCATACATAGGAGCTTACTTTGGTGTGGAAGCCTTTGACTGGGAACTTGTTGAAAAATTGGAGAACTCAGATTATTATATTTCTTTAACTAAGAGGTTTTTTGAAATAACACAAGAGAGCAAAGATAGGAGGACGCCCTATGTCTTATAA
- the hfq gene encoding RNA chaperone Hfq, giving the protein MSYKLQESFLNTTRKRRVKVTVYLINGVRIQGRVKSFDTFTILIEDGRQQTLVYKHAISTIVPSEHIQIEFEEEGVPGQA; this is encoded by the coding sequence ATGTCTTATAAGCTACAAGAGTCCTTTCTGAACACAACAAGAAAAAGAAGGGTAAAGGTGACCGTGTATCTCATCAACGGAGTGCGTATCCAGGGCAGAGTAAAATCCTTTGATACCTTTACAATCCTTATAGAAGATGGAAGACAGCAAACTTTAGTTTACAAACATGCTATAAGCACAATAGTGCCTTCAGAACATATTCAGATTGAATTTGAAGAGGAAGGTGTGCCCGGGCAGGCTTAA
- a CDS encoding (2Fe-2S) ferredoxin domain-containing protein has protein sequence MEFKHVFVCVQQRPPGHPMGSCSDRQSREVLQRFMEKQQMDPELFMSCMITPTGCLNACGVGPVVVVYPEGVWYGGVRPEDVDEIIEKHIKNGEVVERLVVSKGKPPGMF, from the coding sequence ATGGAGTTTAAGCACGTGTTCGTATGCGTCCAGCAAAGACCCCCGGGTCATCCTATGGGCTCCTGTTCAGACAGACAAAGCAGAGAAGTTTTGCAAAGGTTTATGGAAAAACAGCAGATGGACCCAGAACTTTTTATGAGTTGCATGATAACACCCACGGGTTGTTTAAATGCCTGTGGAGTGGGACCTGTGGTGGTGGTTTATCCAGAAGGTGTGTGGTATGGAGGAGTAAGACCAGAGGATGTGGATGAGATAATAGAAAAGCACATCAAAAACGGGGAGGTGGTGGAAAGGTTGGTAGTCTCTAAAGGAAAACCTCCGGGAATGTTTTAA
- a CDS encoding flagellin, with translation MRINFNYEASSTYTSYLVNQREMGKSLLRISTGMRILEAADDAAGLFIADQLSIVAVGLEEGNRNIRTGISAFKIAENSAGQIFERLRGIYSRATRAANDINDPNARASLQQEIANLRDAIQKIATDTEYNGIKLLDGTFKDKYIHYGARMDQVVTVSIADIRAQTERGGLIISTL, from the coding sequence ATGAGGATCAACTTTAACTACGAAGCTTCCTCAACCTACACCTCATACCTTGTGAACCAAAGGGAGATGGGTAAGTCTCTCCTCAGGATATCCACGGGTATGAGGATTTTGGAAGCTGCAGATGACGCAGCAGGGCTGTTCATAGCAGACCAGCTGTCCATTGTTGCTGTCGGTCTGGAAGAGGGTAACAGAAACATCAGAACCGGTATATCTGCCTTCAAAATTGCAGAAAACTCTGCAGGTCAGATCTTTGAAAGGCTAAGAGGCATCTATTCAAGGGCCACAAGGGCAGCCAACGACATCAACGACCCCAACGCAAGGGCTTCTCTACAGCAGGAGATAGCAAACCTCAGGGACGCCATTCAAAAGATAGCAACAGACACAGAATACAACGGCATAAAGCTCCTTGACGGCACATTCAAAGATAAGTACATTCACTACGGAGCAAGGATGGATCAAGTAGTTACAGTATCAATAGCAGACATAAGGGCCCAAACGGAACGTGGGGGCTTGATTATATCAACCCTATAG
- the fliS gene encoding flagellar export chaperone FliS, translated as MINNPYLENMVMNANPVRLVIMLYDKAISSLEEALELMENPSEDFDLKERKYKTMGKALEIINVLDASLDMEKGGEIAKNLRDIYTVLMDELTSQMFKEDSEKLRKITNILKSLREAWEEVERINYGKGQKVAPGM; from the coding sequence ATGATCAATAACCCTTACCTTGAAAACATGGTGATGAACGCAAACCCAGTGCGCCTTGTCATAATGCTTTACGATAAGGCTATTTCTTCCCTTGAAGAAGCCCTTGAGTTGATGGAAAACCCTTCAGAGGACTTTGATTTGAAAGAGAGAAAATACAAAACCATGGGCAAGGCCTTAGAGATAATAAACGTGCTGGACGCTTCTTTGGATATGGAAAAAGGAGGAGAGATAGCAAAGAACCTAAGGGATATATACACTGTCTTGATGGATGAGCTAACGTCCCAAATGTTCAAAGAAGATTCTGAAAAGCTAAGGAAAATAACAAACATACTCAAGAGCTTAAGGGAAGCTTGGGAAGAGGTAGAAAGAATAAACTATGGAAAAGGCCAAAAGGTTGCTCCTGGAATGTGA